From a single Apium graveolens cultivar Ventura chromosome 2, ASM990537v1, whole genome shotgun sequence genomic region:
- the LOC141704877 gene encoding uncharacterized protein LOC141704877, translated as MEAVNKIIKHTLKTKLEEKKGTWPEELTQVLWFYNTTPRTTTGETPFSLVYGCEAMVPVEVGAGSFRRDNYDSEANEVNHRLYLDMIEETQEDAQIRIATYQERASRHYNSKVRARTFKVGEFPRRVMPNTKVVSHGVLGQIGKAPTR; from the coding sequence ATGGaggctgttaataaaatcattaagcacACCTTGAAGACAAAGCTTGAAGAGAAAAAAGGGACATGGCCAGAGGAGCTCACACAGGTCCTGTGGTTTTACAACACGACCCCCCGAACTACAACTGGAGAGACCCCTTTCTCTTTGGTGTATGGGTGTGAAGCTATGGTGCCCGTTGAAGTAGGGGCAGGATCTTTTCGGAGGGACAACTATGACTCAGAGGCAAATGAGGTCAACCATCGACTCTATTTGGACATGATCGAAGAAACTCAGGAAGATGCTCAGATCAGGATAGCAACATATCAAGAGAGGGCATCTAGGCACTACAACAGTAAGGTTCGAGCCCGGACTTTTAAGGTGGGAGAGTTTCCGCGTCGGGTCATGCCAAACACCAAGGTGGTGAGCCACGGAGTCTTGGGGCAAATTGGGAAGGCCCCTACAAGATAA